DNA from Homo sapiens chromosome 1, GRCh38.p14 Primary Assembly:
GGAGTCTGCGGAGCCTGAGGTGCCCCCAGAGCCCTGCCACCAGCCCCTTGACGGAGTCCATCCCCGACCAAGGCAagcccctcccagccctgccGGGGCATGGCCTCCCACCTGAGGACAGAGCGGCCACACAGGGCAGAACGGGCTCAAGCCGGACCTTGCGGCGGGCAGTGGGAGCGCGGGGAGAGCTGTGGGGCCGCAGGCACTTCTGCACCCTCCAGCGTCTTGGGGCCTCCAGGGCTGGTGCCATGGGCGCCTTCCGCAGAAACTTCTTTTCCACGTATTTGTCCTTGATCCAGGCCTCCTTGTCCTGCCTGGACCAGGGGGGAACATGAGGCTGTGCCCCCAGGCTGGGGCTCCCTGACTGATCCAGACTGTACCCCACCTCACCGGGAGCTGCTGGCTGTGGGTTTCCTGCTGCCTGCACCCTCACACTGGGCCTCATAGATCTGATTCACAGCGCTGTTTCCAAGCTCACACATCAGCTAGCGGGAGACAGGGCGAGCAGGCATCAGTGCGAACCTGCAGACCCCAGCTCCCGCCCCCACAAACGGGGTCCCGTGGCCTCCAGGAGCCCCACACGCACCTTTAGCAGCTCAGGCTCCCACGAGTCCAGCGTCAGGGACCGCACCTTGGAGCAGTGGACACCCAGGCTCCTGGAGAGCAGAGGTAGGGATGAGTCTGGGGGAGGCAAGGCCCCCAGCTCCGGcccaacccccacccccggcCTGGCCCTCAGGGGCCCACCTGTGGATGCTCCagcccaacccccacccccagcctggccCTCAGGGGCCCACCTGTGGATGCCGGAGCACTCAATGCAGAGCAGCACGCCCAGGTTGATGCTGGCCCAGCGGGGGTCCGGCTGGCCGCAGTCGCCGCACTGGCTGTTGCCGGCCACACTCTGCACACGCTGCAGCACACTCTCGCCCTTCACGCCACGCTCCCGAGTGTCGGTGGCGGAGTCGATGCTGCTCGTGGACGGGGATGCTGTGCGGTCCAGCCTCTGGAGGATGGGGTGGAGCTGCTCGGTCCCGCAGGGGCTCCAGCATGGTTTCCCCAGCAggccccctcctccccagccagaAGAGCCAATGCAGGCCAGGGCCCCTCGAGCACACGCCCGCACACGCACGTACACGCGCACACCCTCACGTGGGCAGATGGCCCCCCCCTCGAGCACACGcccgcacacgcacacacgcgcacacCCTCACGTGGACAGGTGGCGCCGAGCACACGCCCGCACACGCACGTACGTGTGCACACCCTCACGTGGGCAGATGGTGCCGAGCACACTCCCACACGCGCGTGTATACGTGCACACCCTCACATGGGCAGATGGtacctgcacacacatgcacatccaCACTGCACAAGCCAGCATGCCAGTGCACACCAGCACACACCCAGCTTGCAGGAGCCACACACAggcgtgtgcacgtgtgtgggGCAGGGGCCATCCCCAGTGGCACGTAGGTGTGTGCACCGGCACGGGGCAGGGGCCATCCCCAgtggcacgtgtgtgtgtgcacaggcgCGGGGCAGGGGCCATCCCCAgtggcacgtgtgtgtgtgcacaggcgCGGGGCAGGGGCCATCCCCGGTGGCACATGTGTGCACGGGCTTGGGGCAGGGGCCATCCCCGgtggcacgtgtgtgtgtgcacaggcgCGGGGCAGGGGCCATCCCCGgtggcacgtgtgtgtgtgcacgggCTTGGGGCAGGGGCCATCCCCGgtggcacgtgtgtgtgtgcacaggcacGGGGCAGGGGCCATCCCCAgtggcacgtgtgtgtgtgcacaggcgCGGGGCAGGGGCCATCCCCGGTGGCACATGTGTGCACGGGCTTGGGGCAGGGGCCATCCCCGgtggcacgtgtgtgtgtgcacaggcgCGGGGCAGGGGCCATCCCCGgtggcacgtgtgtgtgtgcacgggCTTGGGGCAGGGGCCATCCCCGgtggcacgtgtgtgtgtgcacaggcacGGGGCAGGGGCCATCCCCAgtggcacgtgtgtgtgtgcacaggcgCGGGGCAGGGGCCATCCCCGGTGGCACGTGTGCACGGGCACGGGGCAGGGGCCATCCCCGgtggcacgtgtgtgtgtgcacaggcgCGGGGCAGGGGCCATCCCCGGTGGCACGTGTGTGTGCACGGGCTTGGGGCAGGGGCACCAAGGGCCACACCTCGCTATAGCAACTGTCAGGGCTCTCGCGGTAGGCGGAGGCGATGCTGGCCTGCACAGCCTGGACCCAGGCTTGCCGCAGCTTCTCGGAGTCAGCCTGCAGCATGCAGCTCCTGCAGGCAGTGGAGGGGCGGGCGTCAGCTCCGGTGGGCAGGTAcgccccccgccccaccctgGGCTGGGCCTCCTCACTTGGTGGGTGACAGCACCTCGAAGCAGAACCTCCGCTCGATGTCCTCACACGGCTTCACAGAGCACAGGCGGAGGTCATCCACCACCACGGTGAGGGCATCCTGTGGGCGGCACCGCTGTGGCCCCTGCCCTCAGCCACCACCCGGCCCCGACCACCCACTTCCTGCTTCACCTTGGAGACCCGGAGGCCGACTGCCTGAGCCCCAAGCCCCGTGTCCAGCTCTCTGCTCCCTGACTGTTCCGGCTCCGGCGTCCACTAGTGCCCCGGCCCTGTGCTAACCCCAACTGACCAGTCTGCCCTGTGGCCCAGGTGGGGCGTCCAGCCATCagggccccagccccaggcccagggCACACCTTGAGCTTCTTCTGGTAGACCAGCTGGCTGTTCTGAATGGAGAACCAGCGCCTAGGTGGGTGGGGGGATGTGGGGAGTCAGGCGGGGCCCATCCCAGGGCTGCTGtgacccctgcccccacctgaggACCCCACCCCCGCCTGAGGACCCCACCCCCGCCTAAGGACCCCGCCCCCACCTGAGGAAGGCCTCTCACCGGTTCCATGTCTTGAAAGCGTTGCTGGCCCTCTTGAAGAGGTAGCCCTCCATCACCACCCCACTGGGCGCGTCCACGTCAAACTCCACTTTGGACTCATCGTAGGAGAAGTCCTGGGGGGATGGAACCCGCCCCCTCAGTGCCCACCCCAGGGGCCCTGCTACCCTCCGTGCTTTCCCGGAGCACAGGTGGGGGTGAGGTCCTTGTCTGAGGCTGCCACACGGCCCACGGACCACACGCTCAGACGAGAGACCCTCTGTTCACCACAGCCACTTCTTGACCTGAGCAAGGCCCCCAGCCCTGCAACCCGTGGGGCAGACCCCTCACGTTCACAGCTGGGGGCCCGAGAGTGCcggccccaccccagccctgcaggGACCAGCAGGCTGCGATCAGGAAGGAAGCTGCGCCCCCACCCTCCGCATCCTGAGTGCCCCATTCATGTGGCCAGCTGGGCGGACAGAGCCCCATTCAGGAGGCCTGGGAGTCACTGAGGGCCCTGTGTGTCCCGCCATCTGGCaggccagggaagcagagggGAGGGGCGGCCACCTGCTCCCCAGGCCACATGGGATGGGAAGGGACAGCTGCCGCCAACCCCACGGGGAATGTGGAGGTCTGGCCGGAGCCAGCCCCTCACAGCCGCATCAGCAGCAGGAGCCGAGACTGGTGGGAGGTGTCCTTGGTGCTGAAGTGCCCTTGGGGTAGAGGAGGGAAAGGCACCGCCCCATCTGGTCTCCCCCGACCCACAGCCCGCCCAGGGCCCGTGCTCACTTACCTGCAGCAGCGTCTGGAGGGCCGGAGCAGGAGGGGGTAGGGGGAGAAAGCCAGTGAGTGACGGCTGCCAACTCCTGGTGACTGGTGGACCCGTCCCCAACTCCTGGTGACTGGTGGACCCGTCCCCAACTCCTGGGGGGCTCTCCCCTATCCCAAAATAGCCACTCCTGCCTGCAGCCAACCTCTGCCCGGGATGGTGGCCGGGGCTGCTGTCCCACAGGCAAGCAAAGGCCCCGCAAGGAGCCAGTGACTGAGGCCACAGAGGTGACCACCGCCTCAAAAGGAGATCCCAGCAGCGGCCCCACCCACACGTGCCCCTCCACTGCACACATCAAAGGGAGCAGCCTTGGTCCCCTAGAGAGGGTGTGGGCAGGGCAGgtgggagacaggcaggaggaAGGGGCGGGGAGGGTGTGCCGGGCATGGGGTGAGGACGCAGGGGCCTCCCAGGCGCCTGGTGTGCAGGGAGCCGGCTGCGCGGCCTCACCCGCTGCTGGATGGCGGCGTGCTTTCGCTCCATCTCACGCTTTTCCACCGCAGAGTCGATCACCAGCTGGTCCAGCTGTTGGGGGTGGCATTAGGGAAGGTCACGgaggcctggcccagccccacccctcccaAAGGCTCACCTCGGCTGCCAGCTTCTTCATGTAGGGGTCCAGCTGGTGCAGGAGGCTGTAGCCCTGCTGGAAGAAGCTGGACTGGGCGTGCATGAAGGACAGCATCTGCGGGGGCAGCACAGGTGAGGCCCAAGCACACCCGGTCCAGCCCCCAACATGCAGCCTGTGCTCAGGGGCAGCCCCCACGCACTCACAGAGTCCAGGATCTCAAACTTCTTCTTGGCCTGCAGAACATTGATCTGCCAGAGGGGGAGCCCACAGGTGagccccggaggctgaggcagccccAAGCCCTGCACCTGCCATAGAGTCCACCTGAGCTGCTTGTGGTTCCCTGAGACCCCCAGGTCGTCTTCAGCTCCCAGCTCTGggccagcctcatcctcccaTGGTCCTGGACTGCTTCCCCATGTCTGGAGTTCCCACCCATGGGCAAAGCAAGAATCGTCACTCCTGCTCAAAATCCCTCCAGTTCTGTACAAGGCCGTTGAGGCCTCCATTCGCTACAGCTGGTCCCCGCCCCCCAGCCCATTTCTGGGGCTGACCTGGAGCACATAGTCCAGTGCCAGGTGGCGGAAGCACTTCCTGGTGAGGGTGAGGGCCCCGGTGGCTTCCTCCACCTCGTGGGGCCGGTGCCTCGGGGCCTGGGCGTTCCTCACCAGGGACAGCTCCAGGTCCTCCCGCACCTTGTCAAACTGCTTCTTTGTCTCCTTGAACTTCCGCACATCCCTGGAGGCCAAGTGCCAGGTGGGGTGAGAGATCAGGGAGGGCACCTGCTGGATCCTGGAGTCTCCCACATcgttgtttgtgtgttttttgttttttgagacggagtttcgctcttgtcacccaggctggagtgcaatggtgctgtctcggctcaccgcaatctctgcctcgcgagttcaagtgattctcctgcctcagcttccctagcagctgggattacaggcatgcgccaccaggcctaattttgtatttttagtagagatggggtttctccaggttggtcaggctggtcttgaactcccgacctcaggtgattcacccacctcggtctcccaacgtgctgggattacaggcgtgagccactgcgcctggcctggttttgtttgtttgagacagggtctgtctctgttgcccaggctggaggctggagtgcagtggcacagttatggctcactgcagcctctacctcccaggctcaagcaattctcccacctcggcctcccaagtagctgaggctacaggtgcgtgccaccatataAGGCTTATTTTTGGTTCTTgggggtgtctttttttttttttttttttttgatggagtctctctctgtcacccaggctggagtgcagtagcacaatcatggctcactgctgcctccgcctcctgggctcaactgatcctcccacctcatcctcctgaatagctgggaccataggcacgtgccaccatgcccatctaatttttttttttttttttttttgtagagatggaggtctcattacgttgcccaggctggtctcaaactcctggcattctctggccttggcctcccaaacgctgggattacaggtgtgagccaccatgcccagccccaccccccTCCACTCCAGGCCCTTTCTTTGCTCCTGGGCATAGCCTCCTTCCTCACCAGCCTATCCCAGGCCTGCCCGCACCCCTGCTGACCCCGATCATCTGctccaggcctccccagcccctccccacctcacTCTCAAGATCTGTCCAGCCCAGACCCCAGCCATGCCCCAGACTCCAGACCCCCAAACCCAACGTGGACTGGACCTCTCTGCTGTGGGGGCTGGACACCCCACCCACACATGCAGGGTGTGGAACCCCCCGCACTCCACCCGGCTGTCTGCCTCTGAGCCTTCTGCCTTGTGGAGCCGCTGCACAGCCTGGAGGCCTGGGCCCAAGGTGCCTCTGCTCTGCCCCAGACCCCCTTCCCCTCCAAGGGAGGGAGCGTGGCCTCAGTGTTCTTCCCCCAGCCCTGGGGGCCACTCACTCTTTGACAAAGCTCTGGAGCTGCTGCCGCACGGACCTCTGGGCCTGGTCAAACAGGATCTGGGGGCAGAGGCGGGCAGAGATCCTTGGGGTCTGTCCCGAAAGAGCCCCAGATGGAAGGCCCCATCCTCACCAGCAGAGGGCACTGCCCCCAGGCCCAGATGCAGGGGCGGGTCCCACCCTGCAGGGCTGGCCTCAAGGGGGTCAGGGGAGCAGCCCCCAGGCCTGAGTTGGCACTCAGAGGCGATGGCTGTCACCCCTGCCCCTCTGTCCCACCTGGCCCTTGATGAGTGCAGAGGCCAAGGCTGCCTCATCACAGCCTGAGCCGGAGCCCCACTGCCTCCTGGCCCTGGGCGGCCACCCTGGGGTGCCCATCCCTGCAGCAGGGAGCACTCAGCCAGAGCCGGGAGCAcccaggggctgggcctggggagctgGAGCCTGGGCTCTGAATCGGAACCCGAAGTAGAGAAGGACCGGGCACAACCAGGAGCAAAGGGACGGCTGAGCCATCCTGCCTTGTCTACTTCGGGACCTCCTCTGTTCAGTCTGCGGCTCAGGTTCCCAGGCTGCAGCCCCACATCTCACGGGTGCCTGTCCTGTGTGTCCATCCACGTCAGTGCCAGGGCCCCCGGGGGCCACCCAGACCCAAATGGCAGCCAGGCCAGCCTGGGACGAGAGCCCTGCCCAGTTGGGGGAACCCTGGATAaaccacccctcccccagggtCTAGTGTGGCCCTTGCCTGGGACACGGCAGAGCCCCCAGGgctgtcccccaaccccacactGACTTGAAAATGTGGGATTCCCCCCCCCCCCGACTAGAGGAGCAGAAACGTGCCCCCCCCAACCCGACGCCGGCCTTCAGGTGAGCCAGCGCAGCTcggttccaggccaggcacagcccACAGGTGGCAGGGAGGCCGCGCTCACCATGTGGTAGTTCACCACCTCCTGTAGGCTGTCAGCGAACCTCTGCAGACATTCCTGGAGGAGCAGATGGGAACCCGTGCTGAGATGGCAAATCCGGGCCCAGGTCACCCAGCCACGCCCTCTGAGCCCCTGGGCGGTGCAGACACCGGCCTGCTTCTGGCCTGGACGCCCTCAAGGGGCTGCCTCCCTCggcctctcccccaaccccaccttgaggtcagaggtcagTCGGCCCCTCACCGAGATGACGGTGTCGCCCTGGCACTGCTGGGACAGGTCGCGGACGCCGCTCACGAAAAGCCTGCTGGTGCTGACGTAGGCCTTACCGGCTTCCACCATGCCACTGCACAGCTTCACCAGCTGTGGGCCAGCGGGGCGTGGTGAGCACAGTGGGCACTGGCGCCTGCACTCGCCACCACACACGGCCACTCAGAGGCAGGAAGAGCTCCCAGGGTAGGTTCCACTCAGGGCGTTGGCACTCAGGACTCAGTGCCCCGGTGCAGCTTCCTCAcgcctgggcctgcctggggcTTGGAGGCCCGTctgggaggggagggtggggccGCCACGGCTCGGCTGGGAGGGACCAGGAGCCAGGCAGGGGACCCAGGGCCAGCAGGACCAGCAGAACCAGCCCATGTGGGGCTCATGGATAAGGCTGCCCACTCCCAGCTCCACGGCCTGTTGCCCCCTCCTCTTTCTCAGCCCATGTGGGGCTCATGGACACGGCTCCCCTCTCCACGGCCTGTTGCCCCCTCTTTCTCAGCCCATGTGGGGCTCATGGACACGGCTCCCCCCTCCACGGCCTGTTGCCCCCTCCCCTttctcagccccagccccagccacaccAAGGCTCAGCCCACACAGCAGCTGTCCCCGTGTCACCAGCCCAGCAGAGGGGACGGGCAGCCACCGTGGGTCGGGGACTCACCacagcccagcccctcccagaTGGGACGAGACTCAGGGCCAGccacatgtgtgcatgtgacaTGTGCACCCTGGAACACACATGCTAAGACACAGGGACCAGGACCTGGAGCACCACACGCATGCTCCACATATGGGGGGTGTAAGTGGCTTAGTAAGGCCTGGAGGGCGAGTCTGGCCATGTGGCCATCCCAAGCTTGGCCGGGCACAGGGCGCTCCAGGCCCGCCCTTCACCTTGTCCAGTTTGGCCTCAATCTCCACCACGTCCGTCTCCACCTCGTCAATGGTCGCCCTAAAGCAAGAACGGGGCTGGCTGGGGTCAcctgcagcctcagccccctCGGGGCTTCACCTCCCCCCGCACCTCCCTGAGGGGCTCCACCATGGGAAGGGGCTTTCAGGAAACAGGCTGGGAGACAGACGCCTGCCTGCTACGGGGGCAGGACTGGGACCAGGTTCAGTGCacttccccccgcccccccaaccccaggcaggcAGAGGCAGCCGCTGCTGTGCCCTCGGGGAAGAAGGCTGGACCAGCCTCTCCCAGGACAGCCGGCCGCTGGGAGTCCCTCAGGGACAGTGCCCACCAAGGGCTGAGCCAGCCTCACCCGCCTCTCCTCTAGGAGTTCAGAGTCAACCCTGGACCCATCTGGAGCCCCTCAACCCTGCGgcacctcccctcaccccactgcACTACTGCAGCCCATCCAGGTCTGGCACCCATGCACTGTGGGACAGGGTGGGGGCAGTAGGGCAGCTGCTCTCGGTCCTGGCAGCACCAGGAGGACCCAGACCAGCTGGGGAGAGACGCCCCCGGCTCCCCCAACCTCACAGCTGCAAGCGGCATGGTCCGCTGGAAAGACGGGTAGGCCATCCTCCTCAGAGCCCACTCCCACCAGGACAGCCTGACAGTGGGGCTGCCTGGGGAGAGAAGAGTTAAGGCATGACATCACCAGAGAAGCCTCGGCGGGAGAATCCCCGGAAGACAGGAGGCAGATGGATCGGGCACGTGACCACCCCCTCCGGGAGCAGGCAACAGGGAAACAGGGCCAGGATCCCGGCAGCCCTCCACACAATCGGCTCACTGGCTGTCCGGGCCATCTGGCCTCCTGGGGATTGGGCACCACAGGGCCCGGGCTGGGGCCAGGACTCCAGGTCTAGGGCAGGGGTCCAGGAGCAGAGGCCATCAGGGCCTACAGTCCCTCGTACCTTGCTACCCTGACCGGTGTCCCAGGCCTCGGGGGAGGGGCCTGTGGTTTACATGGGGCGTGTCCTCAATTAGGAGCTGGAGCTGCAGGCaccaggctgccccagccagggACCTTGAAGGGTCCCAGCCACCCCAGAAGGACACTAGGTCCTCTCTGAGCAGCCCTCTCTTGTTCCCAAGGGGCTAAGAGGACTCTGAATCCCGAAGCAGGGGGCGATGGAGGGAATCTCGCTGTGGTGTCCGCTGACCGCCAGTGCCCAGCCTGCAGCCCCTGGACCCTGACCTCTACCTCAGCTGGAGGATCCCAGAACAGAGAAGGGACCATCCTCCCAGGAGAAGGCAGCAGAGAGCGCCACACCCCAGGAGTTGCAGCCACCCCTGAGCAGGGCCGGATGCAGAGACAGCTGCACCCAGAGCTGCCGCCCTCGGGTTTGGGGCGCCCGTGTCCCTGGAGAGCCAGCAAGGGGGGATGGCTGCACCCAGGAGCTCACGGACGTGCTCATGGGGACAGGGTGGGCCCTGGCAGAGGCCCCGAGAGCCGCTCCCACTGCTGGGAGCCCCTCAGCTCTCCCTTCCTCAGTCCTGGGGACCTAGGCCTCCTCTGCTGTGCTCAGCCCAGGATTTCCTCAGCAGCTTGGAGGACggggaggagggtgaggctgcCCCCCAACCAAAGCCATGACTCAGCGCCTGAAGCCCCACCCAGGGGAGGGGCACACTGAACAGAGGCCAGGCGGTTCCCCTACACGGGCTCCCCTGGCCTCCGGCCCACTGCACCTGGGCTGCCACTAGGCCCTCCCCAGACCAGGAGGGTGCGGGCAGGGTCCCCCTCTCCCGGGCTGGGGCGACCAGGCTCCACGTTACAG
Protein-coding regions in this window:
- the ACAP3 gene encoding arf-GAP with coiled-coil, ANK repeat and PH domain-containing protein 3 isoform X4 translates to MTVEFEECVKDSPRFRATIDEVETDVVEIEAKLDKLVKLCSGMVEAGKAYVSTSRLFVSGVRDLSQQCQGDTVISVRGRLTSDLKECLQRFADSLQEVVNYHMILFDQAQRSVRQQLQSFVKEDVRKFKETKKQFDKVREDLELSLVRNAQAPRHRPHEVEEATGALTLTRKCFRHLALDYVLQINVLQAKKKFEILDSLDQLVIDSAVEKREMERKHAAIQQRTLLQDFSYDESKVEFDVDAPSGVVMEGYLFKRASNAFKTWNRRWFSIQNSQLVYQKKLKDALTVVVDDLRLCSVKPCEDIERRFCFEVLSPTKSCMLQADSEKLRQAWVQAVQASIASAYRESPDSCYSERLDRTASPSTSSIDSATDTRERGVKGESVLQRVQSVAGNSQCGDCGQPDPRWASINLGVLLCIECSGIHRSLGVHCSKVRSLTLDSWEPELLKLMCELGNSAVNQIYEAQCEGAGSRKPTASSSRQDKEAWIKDKYVEKKFLRKAPMAPALEAPRRWRVQKCLRPHSSPRAPTARRKVRLEPVLPCVAALSSVGTLDRKFRRDSLFCPDELDSLFSYFDAGAAGAGPRSLSSDSGLGGSSDGSSDVLAFGSGSVVDSVTEEEGAESEESSGEADGDTEAEAWGLADVRELHPGLLAHRAARARDLPALAAALAHGAEVNWADAEDEGKTPLVQAVLGGSLIVCEFLLQNGADVNQRDSRGRAPLHHATLLGRTGQVCLFLKRGADQHALDQEQRDPLAIAVQAANADIVTLLRLARMAEEMREAEAAPGPPGALAGSPTELQFRRCIQEFISLHLEES
- the ACAP3 gene encoding arf-GAP with coiled-coil, ANK repeat and PH domain-containing protein 3 isoform X5 → MTVEFEECVKDSPRFRATIDEVETDVVEIEAKLDKLVKLCSGMVEAGKAYVSTSRLFVSGVRDLSQQCQGDTVISVRGRLTSDLKECLQRFADSLQEVVNYHMILFDQAQRSVRQQLQSFVKEDVRKFKETKKQFDKVREDLELSLVRNAQAPRHRPHEVEEATGALTLTRKCFRHLALDYVLQINVLQAKKKFEILDSMLSFMHAQSSFFQQGYSLLHQLDPYMKKLAAELDQLVIDSAVEKREMERKHAAIQQRTLLQDFSYDESKVEFDVDAPSGVVMEGYLFKRASNAFKTWNRRWFSIQNSQLVYQKKLKDALTVVVDDLRLCSVKPCEDIERRFCFEVLSPTKSCMLQADSEKLRQAWVQAVQASIASAYRESPDSCYSERLDRTASPSTSSIDSATDTRERGVKGESVLQRVQSVAGNSQCGDCGQPDPRWASINLGVLLCIECSGIHRSLGVHCSKVRSLTLDSWEPELLKLMCELGNSAVNQIYEAQCEGAGSRKPTASSSRQDKEAWIKDKYVEKKFLRKAPMAPALEAPRRWRVQKCLRPHSSPRAPTARRKVRLEPVLPCVAALSSVGTLDRKFRRDSLFCPDELDSLFSYFDAGAAGAGPRKGAESEESSGEADGDTEAEAWGLADVRELHPGLLAHRAARARDLPALAAALAHGAEVNWADAEDEGKTPLVQAVLGGSLIVCEFLLQNGADVNQRDSRGRAPLHHATLLGRTGQVCLFLKRGADQHALDQEQRDPLAIAVQAANADIVTLLRLARMAEEMREAEAAPGPPGALAGSPTELQFRRCIQEFISLHLEES